ACCTTTTGGGCTAACCTAAAAGAAATCCCATCTCGTGAACACCCGAATTCATTCGGGTGTGAGAGAATGCTCTCAACCTTTATAACGACTTCAGTCGTTTTCATCTTTTTCCATCCCATACCGCTTAAGCCAATGGTTGTATTCATCCATAAAAGTGTTTTTCTTATGGTGCTCATCTTGATTTCTTATATAGTTTGAAACAATGTTTAGCTGAGACGCACTGACCGAAAAAGCACCATATCCCCTTTGCCATCTGAATTTCCCCTGGACAAATCCATTTTCATTGATCCACCTTGATGATTCACCTTTTAAACTTTTAGCAATCTTTGATATAGACAAATCTGCCGGTATTGGAATTAATAAATGTAAATGTTCAGGTTGAATATTTATTTCCTGAATTAATATTCCATTTTCTTTTCCATGCACAATTAAATGGGTTTTCAACTGTTTTTTAAATTCCTTATTTAAAATTGGGTTGCGACTGTGAGTTGACCATACCAGATGAACAAAAACTTTGACCTTTGAATGGATTGCCATCGGGTTATTAAACCGCTGAAGCGGTTATACTTGTTTCCTGAGTTTTTATCACCCCAATAAATTGGGGTGTTTTAAAACTATATTTCATAGATGAATCTCCATTGGATTCTACGAAATCACCAACTCTAACGCATTTTTTACGATAGATTCTTTACTGGGCAAGGTCGCCG
Above is a genomic segment from Candidatus Neomarinimicrobiota bacterium containing:
- the tnpA gene encoding IS200/IS605 family transposase, yielding MAIHSKVKVFVHLVWSTHSRNPILNKEFKKQLKTHLIVHGKENGILIQEINIQPEHLHLLIPIPADLSISKIAKSLKGESSRWINENGFVQGKFRWQRGYGAFSVSASQLNIVSNYIRNQDEHHKKNTFMDEYNHWLKRYGMEKDEND